CCCACCAGCCGGTATTCGTCGCCAGGGCCTGCACGCAAACGGGCCAGACTGTTGACGTGCCCGGTGTGCTGCGCCGCGACCGGTGCGGCCGCCACCATCAGCAACCACACCACGCTGCATGCCAGAACTCGCCGCATTGCCTTCTCCCTTCGCGTGAGGATCCCTTCGCGCGATCTGCTCGCTGCAACGAACGCGCTGGCGTGCTTGGTAGGACAGGCCGACTGAATGCACTGCCAATGCCGCACGCACTGTCACCAGGCGGCAGGCATATCCGCTGCGCTTACCCCGCCATCCCGTTGTGCCGCAGCAATGCGTCGATGCTCGGCGCACGGCCACGGAAGGCACGGAAGTTGTCGGCCGCACTGCGGCTGCCACCGCGCGACAACACTTCATGGCGAAAACGTGCACCCGTATCAGCGACCTGTTCCGGCGCCTCTTCGAACGCGGCGTAGGCATCGGCACTGAGCACTTCGGCCCATTTGTAGCTGTAATAGCCGGCTGCGTAACCGCCTGCGAAAATATGGCTGAACTGATGCGGGAAGCGATTCCATGCCGGCGGGCGATTGACGGCCACCTCGTCGCGCACGCGTTCGATCAGCTGCAGCACGCTGTCCTGCACCGGGTCGAAGCTGCTGTGCAGCTGCATGTCGAACAACGCAAATTCCAGCTGGCGCACGGTGAACATGCCACTCTGGAAATTGCGCGCGGCCAGCAGGCGGTCGAACAGGTTGCGCGGCAACGGTTCGCCGGTCTGCACATGCGCGGTCATCGCCTGCACGCGCTCCCATTCCCAGCAGAAGTTCTCCATGAACTGGCTGGGCAACTCCACCGCGTCCCACTCCACGCCGTTGATGCCGGCCACGCCGAGCTCGCCGATACGGGTGAGCAACTGGTGCAGCCCGTGGCCCATTTCATGGAACAGCGTGGTGACTTCGCCGTGCCGGAACGTGGCCGGTGCATCGCCACTGCCGCGGCCGAAATTGCACACCAGATACACCAGCGGCGTCTGTACGCCGTTGGCGGTGTCGCGGCGATTGCGGCAGTCGTCCATCCAGGCACCGCCGCGCTTGCCTTCGCGCGCGTACAGATCCAGATAGAACTGGCCGACCAGCACACCTTGCGCATCTTCCAGGCGATAAAAGCGCACATCCGGATGCCACACCGGCGCGCTGTCCGGCTTGACCGTCAGCCCGTACAGGCTATGGATCACATCGAACAGGCCGGCCAGCACTTTCGGCTCGGTGAAATACTGCTTCACTTCCTGTTCGGAAAAGCTGTAGCGGGCCTGCTTGAGCTTTTCGCTG
The window above is part of the Xanthomonas campestris pv. badrii genome. Proteins encoded here:
- a CDS encoding M3 family metallopeptidase, which gives rise to MTNPLLDLSGLPSFDAIGPEHVSPAIDQLLAQAEAAVKAAEQVSPVSWDSFVVPLDDATERLWRAWGQVGHLQAVMNTPELREAYNSNLPKVSRFGSALGQNLALYAQYKALAQSPDAARYDEARRKVLDNALRDFRLGGAELDDAAKARFAQIQEELSALAAKFSQNVLDATDAWSYVTEDDTQLSGLPAEVIAAARAAAEKDGVPGWKFTLQMPCYLPVQTDADSRELRALLYRANAERASEFGDAALDNSANIDRILALRAELAQLLGFASYAEYSIATKMAQSPDEVMGFLRDLAVRAKPYAQRDRAELEAFARDELGLDELQAWDLAYASEKLKQARYSFSEQEVKQYFTEPKVLAGLFDVIHSLYGLTVKPDSAPVWHPDVRFYRLEDAQGVLVGQFYLDLYAREGKRGGAWMDDCRNRRDTANGVQTPLVYLVCNFGRGSGDAPATFRHGEVTTLFHEMGHGLHQLLTRIGELGVAGINGVEWDAVELPSQFMENFCWEWERVQAMTAHVQTGEPLPRNLFDRLLAARNFQSGMFTVRQLEFALFDMQLHSSFDPVQDSVLQLIERVRDEVAVNRPPAWNRFPHQFSHIFAGGYAAGYYSYKWAEVLSADAYAAFEEAPEQVADTGARFRHEVLSRGGSRSAADNFRAFRGRAPSIDALLRHNGMAG